The nucleotide window CGGAACAGCCGCTGTAAGGCCCAATACCAACCCTGCTGCGATCTTCTTTCCTGTCTTCTTCACTAGATCACCCTTCCTTTTTCAAAAAATGTGTTCTTATCATAACAAGGCCAGAAATCGTCTGCCTTGATCTAAATCATACTCTGTTCTGAGCCCTGCTGCATTACATTTAACTTCTTGCCGAATGGCTTGCCTGCCGGTATACTGGTGAAGATGGAACAGATAAAGCCTAACATCATTGAATCTGTGCAATTTCTTGCCGCGACTATCGGACAGAGAAGCTGGAAAGATCTGGACAAGCTCGCTGCATCAGCAGACTTTATCGAAGAGAGCTTTCATGCTTCGGGATGCAAGACCATACGGCAGCCCTTCTTCTTCAAGGGGAATACCTATCAGAATATCATCACAGAGGTCCGGGGCACTGATCCTGACTGCCGGGAAATCCTTGTTGTGGGCGCCCACTATGACTCCTGCGAGGGCACGCCGGGAGCTGACGACAATGCAAGCGCAGTGGCTGCGCTGCTTGAACTTGCACGCCTGACAAAGGAGAGGCCACTCAGCAGAACCGTGCGCTATGTGGCCTTTTGCCTTGAAGAACCGCCTGCATATATGACACACCACATGGGCAGTTATGTTCATGCGGAAAGCCTGAATGATGAAGGAGCTAAGGTCTTTGGCATGATCTCGCTTGAGATGCTGGGTTATTACAGCGACGAAGAAGGGACGCAGTATTATCCGTCGTCGCTCTTCAAGCCCTTCTATCCGAACACCGGCAATTTCATCGCCTTTGTCGGCAACTTCTCTTCACGCAATTTTTCGAACAGCGTCAAATCTGCCTTCAGCTCTGTTTCGTCATTTCCTGTCGAATCCCTGAACGGGTTTTCGATCATTCCGGGCGTGGACTTCTCTGACCACCGGAACTACTGGAAGTTCGACTATCCTGCGTTCATGATCACAGACACTGCCTTTTACCGCAACCCGAATTACCACGATTCCGGCGATCTGCCTGATACGCTGGACTACAACCGGCTTGAGCAACTGACCAAGGCCTTGTATGAAACATTTCGAATTGTTTAATGTGACGTGTAAAACAGTGCGGCAACGGACAATTCCCGAAAACAAATCACACTTATTCGGCGTCGGTGTTGATGCTGACGTTATACATTCTGTTGTTCCAGTTTTACCGTTGCTTCGGTCAATTCCTCCAAAATAGCAATAAAGTCTTCCTCAGTATATTCTTTCAGTTTCATTATGCCGGCATTAATGACATAGGCAATCTCGTTTCCTTGATGGACCGTATTTGGCGTTGGTCTTTTATAACTGATCATAAATGTAGGCTCCTTGTTTAGTTCTCTAAGTGGTGTCATGGCAATTCGTATTGACATGGAAGAGACGATAAACAAAGAGTTAAAAGAACAGGCAACTTTTCTGTTTTTGTATTGTCCACTGATTTT belongs to Nitrospirota bacterium and includes:
- a CDS encoding M28 family peptidase, which produces MEQIKPNIIESVQFLAATIGQRSWKDLDKLAASADFIEESFHASGCKTIRQPFFFKGNTYQNIITEVRGTDPDCREILVVGAHYDSCEGTPGADDNASAVAALLELARLTKERPLSRTVRYVAFCLEEPPAYMTHHMGSYVHAESLNDEGAKVFGMISLEMLGYYSDEEGTQYYPSSLFKPFYPNTGNFIAFVGNFSSRNFSNSVKSAFSSVSSFPVESLNGFSIIPGVDFSDHRNYWKFDYPAFMITDTAFYRNPNYHDSGDLPDTLDYNRLEQLTKALYETFRIV